One genomic window of Arthrobacter sp. KBS0703 includes the following:
- a CDS encoding urea amidolyase associated protein UAAP1 yields the protein MTQTRESRKTAAGTATTAGARAHARAQHGRTAGTMIHVPAATAPERLTAGLAAEAAASLIWAESLAFGRYTHLELARGTRIRLTDTDGDACVHAVLFRAGASSERINVADTVKVPWQAYLGPGHPLLSDAGRLMATVVADSSGRHDALTGTTNVAGNQAKYGAGSAHSASPAGRELITLGALKHGISQREVPPSVSFFKGITVDADGGIRFTGSAGAGTTVELLLHMDAVLVLANTAHPLDPRPDFTGSTVDIVAWQAPEDLEALAAGNLGFKPGPEHLLALQNTELDFTARTSA from the coding sequence ATGACACAGACCCGCGAATCCCGAAAGACCGCCGCAGGTACCGCCACCACGGCGGGTGCGCGCGCCCATGCCCGCGCCCAGCACGGACGGACCGCAGGCACCATGATCCACGTCCCCGCGGCCACGGCACCCGAACGCCTGACGGCCGGGCTGGCGGCTGAGGCCGCGGCGTCACTCATCTGGGCCGAGTCGCTCGCGTTCGGCCGGTACACGCATCTGGAACTGGCCCGCGGAACCAGGATCCGGCTCACCGATACGGACGGCGATGCCTGCGTCCATGCCGTGCTCTTCCGGGCCGGAGCGAGCTCCGAGCGGATCAACGTCGCGGACACCGTAAAGGTCCCCTGGCAGGCCTACCTTGGGCCGGGCCATCCGCTGCTCTCCGACGCCGGCCGGCTGATGGCGACCGTCGTTGCCGACTCCTCAGGAAGGCACGATGCCCTCACCGGAACCACCAACGTTGCAGGCAACCAGGCGAAATACGGTGCAGGCTCCGCGCACAGCGCGTCACCCGCTGGCCGCGAGCTGATAACTCTCGGCGCCCTCAAACACGGCATCAGCCAGCGCGAAGTGCCTCCATCGGTTTCCTTCTTCAAGGGCATCACTGTCGACGCGGACGGTGGCATCCGGTTCACCGGCAGCGCCGGTGCCGGCACTACCGTCGAACTTCTCCTGCACATGGACGCGGTTCTGGTGCTGGCCAACACGGCCCACCCGCTGGACCCGCGGCCAGACTTCACGGGAAGCACCGTGGACATCGTTGCATGGCAGGCGCCCGAAGACCTCGAAGCCCTCGCCGCGGGGAACCTGGGATTCAAACCCGGACCCGAACACCTGCTCGCCCTCCAGAACACCGAACTCGACTTCACTGCAAGGACTTCCGCATGA
- a CDS encoding urea amidolyase associated protein UAAP2, with protein sequence MNTRTVTFQPETSQPGQGLQPDAATAALVPGHVVLDEYVEARGPWSAVVEAGDALTIVDLEGNQAVDCLLYAADETATRYSAATTIAAQRSIFLTTGSVLRADSGEALMTVVADELGVHDTIGGACSQESNTLRYGQHTHEQHACVENFLIEGSKWGLGKSDLVSNINWFMNVPVDPDGALGIVDGLSAPGKRVALRAEADTLVLVSNCPQINNPCNGFNPTPVRMIVTRPEASR encoded by the coding sequence ATGAACACCCGCACCGTTACTTTCCAGCCGGAAACAAGCCAGCCCGGACAAGGTCTCCAGCCGGACGCCGCAACCGCCGCCCTGGTCCCCGGACATGTGGTCTTGGACGAATATGTCGAAGCCCGCGGACCGTGGTCTGCCGTGGTGGAAGCCGGGGACGCCCTCACCATCGTGGACCTTGAAGGCAACCAGGCCGTGGACTGCCTCCTCTACGCGGCCGATGAGACCGCCACGCGCTACTCCGCCGCCACAACCATCGCCGCGCAGCGGTCCATCTTCCTGACCACCGGATCCGTGCTAAGAGCGGACAGCGGCGAAGCGCTCATGACCGTCGTGGCCGATGAACTCGGTGTCCACGACACCATCGGTGGAGCCTGTTCACAGGAATCGAACACCCTGCGCTACGGCCAACACACGCACGAACAACATGCCTGCGTGGAAAACTTCCTCATCGAAGGCTCCAAATGGGGCCTCGGAAAGTCGGACCTCGTCTCCAACATCAACTGGTTCATGAACGTGCCCGTGGACCCCGACGGTGCCCTCGGAATCGTGGACGGGCTTTCAGCGCCCGGCAAACGCGTGGCACTCCGCGCCGAGGCCGACACACTGGTCCTTGTCTCCAACTGCCCCCAGATCAACAACCCCTGCAACGGCTTCAACCCCACGCCCGTCCGCATGATCGTCACCCGCCCGGAGGCCTCACGATGA